In the Telopea speciosissima isolate NSW1024214 ecotype Mountain lineage chromosome 2, Tspe_v1, whole genome shotgun sequence genome, one interval contains:
- the LOC122650432 gene encoding protein argonaute 5 — MSGRRGGRGGRGGRQSDYRGEQSSTPSPLQSGGRGRGRGGRSSTNQPYSSSSSTPSPAVYGAGSTSSSAIDPRTNLPSSSSVSSTTPSGAVYEVGSTSSSATAPKTNLPSSSLASSTTPSRAVYEVGSTSSSVTALSQDVERSLTLQTPASSESVPVPIPPESTENLPVRPPPASSKALRFPFRPGYGTRGMKCVVRANHFLVDVADKDLHHYDVSISPEVISKGVNRAIMKQLVSLYGESHLAKFKPVYDGKKSLFTAGPLPFESKDFAIKLVDKDDRTGSTRRDREVKVTIKFASKTDLYHLKQFLLGTQTDAPYDTIQALDVVLRETPSIKYTVVGRSFFSPDLGRRCELGDGIECWKGYYQSLRPTQMGLSLNLDVSATSFYEPIPVIEFVRKYLNIREQSRPLSDRDRIKIKKALRGLRVELTHSSGVRRNKISGITTVPTSQLTFVDDMGTTVSVVRYFQERYRIRLQYTHWPSVQSGSDSKPRYFPMEVCKIVEGQRYSKKLNERQVTAILRETCKRPNEREGSIVQMVQQNKYSKNEFAVEFGIQVLDKPTSIEARVLPAPMLKYHETGQETRVQPRVGQWNMMRMKMVNGAQVRFWACVNFSSQLQPDMAVQFCQELVGMCRSKGMDINQTPVLDMMRCRADQIERTLIDVHDQCSKKLSQVQGKLQLLIVILPDFTGTYGKIKRLCETELGIVSQCCQPKQARKLNKQYMENVSLKINVKAGGRNTVLHDAVDKRIPHVTDKPTIIFGADVTHPQSGEDTGASIAAVVASMDWPEVTKYRGLVCAQPHRQEIIQDLFKFVEDSKRGRVATGMIREQLIAFRRSTNRRPERIIFYRDGVSEGQFSQVLLHEMDAIRRACASLEDGYLPKVTFVVVQKRHHTRLFPADPNRTDRSGNILPGTVVDTKICHPTEFDFYLCSHAGIQGTSRPTHYHVLFDENNFTADELQRLTNDLCYTYARCTRSVSVVPPAYYAHLAAFRARYYVEDDASDSGSASVGGRNTRERVGEIRALPEIHGNVKEVMFYC, encoded by the exons ATGTCTGGTCGTCGCGGTGGTCGCGGCGGTCGTGGTGGTCGGCAGTCCGACTACCGTGGTGAACAGTCGTCAACTCCATCGCCACTGCAGAGTGGTGGTAGAGGTAGAGGACGTGGTGGAAGGTCCTCGACTAATCAGCCTTATTCGTCTTCGTCATCCACTCCCTCGCCTGCGGTGTATGGAGCCGGTTCGACTTCATCTTCGGCCATCGATCCTAGGACAAATCTGCCTTCGTCTTCGTCAGTGTCATCAACGACGCCCTCGGGTGCGGTGTATGAAGTCGGTTCGACTTCATCTTCGGCCACTGCTCCTAAGACAAATCTGCCTTCTTCTTCGTTAGCGTCATCGACGACGCCATCGCGTGCTGTGTATGAAGTCGGTTCGACTTCATCTTCTGTCACTGCTCTTAGCCAGGATGTGGAACGTAGTCTCACATTGCAGACTCCGGCTTCATCCGAGTCGGTGCCGGTTCCTATACCTCCGGAGTCGACTGAAAATTTACCTGTACGGCCTCCGCCGGCGTCTTCTAAGGCTCTGCGTTTTCCGTTTAGACCCGGTTATGGTACCCGGGGAATGAAATGTGTTGTGAGAGCTAATCATTTCCTTGTCGACGTTGCAGACAAGGACCTTCATCACTACGAC GTTTCAATCTCTCCAGAAGTGATCTCGAAGGGAGTAAACCGTGCAATAATGAAACAACTAGTTAGTTTGtatggtgaatcccatttggcAAAGTTTAAACCTGTTTATGACGGTAAAAAGAGTCTTTTTACAGCAGGGCCTCTGCCCTTTGAATCCAAGGATTTTGCCATCAAGCTAGTTGACAAAGATGATCGGACTGGATCCACTAG GAGAGACCGCGAAGTCAAGGTGACTATCAAGTTTGCGTCAAAAACTGATCTTTATCACTTAAAGCAATTCTTGCTTGGAACACAAACTGATGCACCGTATGACACAATACAAGCTCTTGATGTGGTCCTAAGAGAGACCCCATCCATCAA GTACACTGTTGTGGGACGGTCATTTTTCAGTCCTGATCTTGGGCGAAGATGTGAACTTGGTGATGGAATAGAATGTTGGAAGGGGTACTATCAGAGTCTTCGCCCTACCCAGATGGGCCTATCCCTCAATTTAG ATGTATCTGCCACATCCTTTTATGAGCCTATACCAGTTATCGAATTTGTCAGGAAATACCTCAACATTAGAGAACAATCAAGACCACTGTCTGATAGAGATCGTATTAAG ATTAAGAAAGCACTTAGAGGTTTGAGAGTTGAGTTGACTCACAGTTCAGGTGTTAGACGAAATAAGATATCTGGGATTACGACTGTTCCCACAAGTCAATTGAC ATTCGTAGATGACATGGGGACAACAGTGTCCGTTGTTCGATACTTTCAGGAGAGGTACAGAATTAGGCTTCAGTATACTCATTGGCCATCTGTCCAATCTGGTAGTGATTCAAAGCCCAGATATTTCCCCATGGAG GTCTGCAAAATTGTTGAAGGTCAGCGTTATTCTAAGAAATTAAATGAGAGGCAAGTAACGGCCATCCTAAGGGAGACCTGCAAGCGACCCAATGAGAGGGAAGGGAGTATTGTGCAG ATGGTTCAGCAGAACAAGTACAGTAAGAATGAATTTGCAGTTGAATTTGGGATTCAAGTGCTGGATAAACCTACATCTATTGAAGCCCGTGTTCTTCCCGCTCCCATG CTTAAGTATCATGAAACTGGGCAAGAGACAAGGGTTCAACCACGCGTGGGGCAGTGGAACATGATGAGAATG AAAATGGTCAATGGTGCTCAAGTGAGATTTTGGGCATGTGTGAACTTCTCttcacagttgcaacctgatatGGCAGTTCAGTTCTGTCAGGAACTGGTTGGAATGTGTCGCAGTAAAGGCATG GATATCAATCAAACTCCTGTACTTGATATGATGAGATGTCGAGCTGATCAAATTGAGAGGACTCTTATTGATGTCCATGACCAGTGCTCCAAGAAGCTCAGTCAAGTGCAGGGAAAACTTCAGCTGTTGATAGTTATTTTACCGGATTTTACTGGGACATATG gaaAGATTAAGCGGTTATGTGAAACAGAGCTTGGAATTGTCTCACAATGCTGCCAACCAAAGCAAGCACGAAAGTTGAATAAGCAGTATATGGAGAATGTATCTTTAAAGATCAATGTTAAA GCTGGTGGAAGAAATACTGTGTTGCATGATGCTGTAGATAAACGTATACCTCATGTCACTGATAAGCCCACAATTATTTTTGGGGCTGATGTGACCCATCCTCAAAGTGGTGAAGATACTGGTGCTTCAATTGCTGCG GTAGTGGCATCAATGGATTGGCCGGAGGTGACCAAGTACCGAGGTTTGGTCTGTGCACAACCACACCGCCAGGAGATTATTCAGGACCTTTTTAAGTTTGTAGAGGATTCTAAAAGGGGTCGGGTTGCTACAGGGATGATCAG AGAACAACTGATAGCATTTAGAAGATCAACCAATCGTAGACCTGAAAGGATTATCTTCTATCG TGATGGTGTGAGTGAAGGACAGTTCAGTCAAGTTTTGCTTCATGAGATGGATGCCATTCGGAGG GCTTGTGCTTCGTTGGAGGATGGATACCTTCCAAAAGTTACATTTGTGGTGGTGCAGAAAAGGCATCATACACGGTTGTTTCCTGCCGATCCTAATCGAACTGACAGGAGTGGGAACATTTTGCCTG GCACTGTTGTTGATACCAAAATTTGCCACCCTACTGAGTTTGATTTCTACCTTTGTAGTCATGCCGGGATACAG GGTACTAGCCGACCCACTCACTACCATGTTCTGTTTGATGAAAACAATTTCACTGCTGATGAGTTGCAAAGGCTTACGAATGACCTTTGTTATAC GTACGCGAGGTGCACTCGTTCTGTTTCAGTAG TACCTCCCGCATATTATGCCCATTTAGCAGCTTTTCGGGCAAGGTATTATGTGGAAGATGATGCATCTGACAGTGGGTCTGCTTCAGTTGGTGGTAGGAACACCCGGGAGAGGGTTGGGGAAATAAGAGCTCTTCCTGAGATTCATGGTAATGTCAAGGAAGTGATGTTTTACTGCTAG
- the LOC122652001 gene encoding polyadenylate-binding protein 7-like, with translation MAVPSNVPAPASLYVGDLHLDITDGQLFDAFSVIDNLASVRVCRDSMSGRSLGYGYANFITTQDAIRAIEKLNHTPLNGKPIRIMWSHRDPDARKTGVGNLFVKNLNDSIDNVKLHEMFSKFGNISSCKVVMSLDGKNQGYGFVQFESEASATAAVEKFNGSIIGGKQIYVGNFVKKSERVLPSPDAKYTNLYMKNLDPDITEELLQEKFSEFGKITNLVISKDNNGNSRGFGFVNFDNPDDAKQAMETMNGSQLGSKALYVARAQKKAEREQILHRQFVERRKEQIQKYKDSNIYVKNIADDVDDDELREHFSQCGTITSAKLMRDDKGISKGFGFVCFSTPEEANKAVNTLHGCMFRQKPLYVAIAQRKEDRRAQLQLQYAQRFTGLAGPSTAVIPSGYSPLYYTPPGVVSQIPPRQGLVYQPLGLRPGWRANGFAPPARPAFQPMPLPVVPNIPRQNRQNRSRMNGHMLPQGGGQNMQFVPHLRQPTQSVNSLKDSSNQQRAGQTKYVSNGQHPHEINNGSAVPSSASNSVGAASQGSEMLSSMLAAATPQHQKQMLGERLYPLVKKHKYDLAAKITGMLLEMDNSELLLLLESPESLAAKVEEAVQVLKLSKTKVAGQDALNPNYFSAQVTVI, from the exons ATGGCTGTTCCTTCGAACGTCCCTGCACCTGCTTCGCTTTATGTTGGAGACCTTCATCTTGATATCACCGATGGACAACTCTTCGATGCCTTCTCTGTCATCGATAACCTTGCATCTGTCAGGGTTTGCAGAGATTCCATGTCTGGAAGATCTCTCGGTTACGGTTATGCCAATTTCATCACTACCCAAGACG CAATCCGTGCTATCGAGAAACTGAATCACACTCCGTTGAATGGCAAACCGATTAGAATTATGTGGTCTCATCGTGATCCGGATGCAAGGAAGACTGGGGTCGGGAATTTGTTTGTCAAG AACCTGAATGATTCTATTGATAATGTGAAACTTCATGAGATGTTCTCTAAGTTTGGAAACATATCATCCTGCAAAGTTGTAATGTCTCTGGATGGAAAGAACCAAGGATATGGGTTTGTACAGTTCGAGTCTGAAGCATCTGCCACTGCTGCTGTTGAGAAGTTTAATGGTTCCATTATTGGTGGCAAACAAAT ATATGTGGGTAATTTTGTCAAAAAGAGTGAGCGGGTTTTACCCAGCCCTGATGCAAAATACACCAATCTGTACATGAAGAATCTGGATCCAGATATTACAGAAGAACTTTTGCAGGAAAAGTTCTCTGAGTTCGGAAAAATTACTAATCTGGTAATCTCGAAGGACAACAATGGGAACTCAAGGGGTTTTGgatttgtgaattttgataaCCCTGATGATGCTAAACAGGCAATGGAGACAATGAATGGATCACAACTTG GCTCAAAGGCTTTGTATGTAGCAAGGGCACAAAAGAAAGCAGAGCGAGAGCAAATATTGCATCGTCAGTTTGTGGAAAGACGTAAGGAGCAAATCCAGAAATATAAG GATTCAAACATCTATGTTAAAAACATTGCTGATGATGTCGATGATGACGAACTGCGAGAACACTTTAGTCAGTGTGGTACAATCACTTCTGCAAAGCTAATGCGTGATGATAAAGGAATTAGTAAGGGGTTTGGGTTTGTATGCTTCTCTACTCCAGAAGAAGCAAACAAGGCTGTGAATACTCTGCATG GATGCATGTTTCGTCAAAAGCCTTTATATGTAGCTATTGCCCAAAGGAAAGAGGACAGGCGAGCACAATTGCAACTTCAATATGCCCAGCGTTTTACGGGATTAGCTGGTCCCTCAACTGCAGTCATTCCTTCTGGTTATTCTCCTCTTTATTACACACCTCCTGGTGTTGTATCACAAATTCCTCCGAGGCAGGGCCTTGTGTATCAACCTTTGGGTTTGAGACCAGGGTGGAGGGCCAATGGATTTGCACCTCCAGCCAGACCAGCTTTTCAACCTATGCCACTACCTGTG GTTCCTAATATTCCAAGACAGAATAGGCAAAATAGGAGCAGGATGAATGGCCATATGCTTCCTCAAGGTGGTGGACAAAATATGCAATTTGTGCCACATTTGCGACAACCTACACAATCAGTGAATTCATTGAAAGATTCAAGTAATCAGCAG CGTGCTGGACAGACCAAGTATGTGTCGAATGGGCAGCATCCCCATGAGATAAACAATGGATCTGCAGTTCCATCATCTGCTTCTAACTCTGTTGGAGCTGCATCCCAAGGATCAGAGATGTTGAGTAGCATGCTTGCTGCTGCTACGCCTCAGCACCAGAAACAGATGCTTGGTGAGCGCCTCTACCCCCTAGTGAAGAAACACAAG TATGATCTAGCAGCTAAAATAACCGGGATGCTTTTGGAGATGGACAACTCTGAATTACTACTGTTATTGGAATCGCCGGAGTCCTTGGCTGCTAAAGTGGAAGAAGCAGTGCAGGTGCTGAAGCTATCCAAGACCAAAGTAGCTGGCCAAGATGCTCTTAATCCCAATTACTTTTCGGCTCAGGTCACTGTCATCTGA